The Miscanthus floridulus cultivar M001 chromosome 6, ASM1932011v1, whole genome shotgun sequence genomic interval TACAAGAACCTATGTCTTGTCCATAAATTTGTTCATCAAAATTAATGGATCATTGAGATGTAACCTAACTATGCATCATATGTTAGGTAAATATTACCTAGTTGATGCTGGATATGGAGCCAAACTAGGATTTTTACCCCCTTTTCGGGGTGTACGATACCACTTGAATAAATGGGGGAGGAATCCGGTGCAAAATGAGAAGGAATTGTTCAACCGTAGGCACTGCTCATTGAGAATCATAGTAGAGCAAGCATTTGGAGCACTAAAAAGGAGATTCAAAGTACTTAATGATGCCTCTCCTTTTTTCCTTATGAAACTCAAGTTGATATTGTTGTTGCTTGCTGCATCATTCATAATTGGGTGATTGAAGATGGGAGTGATGAATTCAATATACCAAGTGACAACGATGAGGACACCCAGCACACCACATATGCTGGGACAGCAAGTGAGAATGCCATTATGCTAGCTTTTAGGGAAGGCCTGGCTGCCCAAATGTGGGTAGATCGTCAAAGCCATGGAAACTAGTATCGGTCAATGTAAtatgtgttgtattttttttcttggaCAATGTAATAATTGTACTTGAGGGCTGCAATTGTATTTGAGGACATATTTCTACAGATATTTGATTGCCACGTTGTTTGCTACTTTGTTTGCTACTTTGTTGGCATTATTATTTGAGGACATATATTGCATTGTTTATTTTGTAGGGGAATGGAAGCAGAGGGTAGTGCAGGGACTGGTGGACATGCTACTTGGACTTCAACTTTGTCAGCCTACATGCTCGAATACCTTGCCAATTTAGTGGTTAATGGCACCAAGACTTCATCCACCTTCAAGATGGTTCACTACAATGGGTGTGCAAAGGCTCTTCAAGAGAAATTTGGCATTGTGCGCAGTGGTGAGCAGGTTAAGAATCACCTTAAGACATGGCAAAAGAAGTTTCGTAAAATATGTGACCTTCGTGGTTTGAGTGCTGCTGGTTGGGATGAAGATACCTTCACTATAACTCTTGATGATGAGCACTATAACAATCATATTAAGGTATTTGCTGAATTATTAGTTCTCACATATAATAATCTAATAATAGTTGCTGAATTATTAGTTGTCACATAATAGTAGTTGCTAAAATTGTACATATATTGCAGGATCACAAGTCTGATGCTGATTTTCTAAACAAGCCTATTCAACACTTTGAGGAGATGCACACAATATTTGGAAGTACCATGGCTACAGGCAAGTTTGCAAAGGACTCGGGTGTGCCTCTAGGTACACAGGAAGACAGTACAGATGACTGGGACAATGAGGTGCAGAGGATGGAGGTACAGAGTGATAGGAATGCAAATGAAGACAACAATGCGGCAACTTCATCGGCTACCAAGGCCACCAATCCTAAGAAGAGGGACAAGGGCAAGAAGAGGGCCATGACTGACCAAGATCCATTGGTTGCTGCAATTAAATGGGGAAGTACCAAGTTAGCCAAGGCGATAAAGGAAGTGGGGAAACCTGACAATGATGTGCCGGATGATTTGTATGACAACTTGATGGCTATGAGTGGTAGTTTCAATTCGACTCACTTATCCTTCTACCATTCCTACTTGGTCCAACATCCTCACATAGCTAGAGCTTTCAACTCCTTGCCTTTTGAACATAAATTCAATTGGGTTGCAAAGCACATTGCTGACAACTACCCTGGGCAGTAAGGGTAAGTTGTAGTCATGGGATGGTTCTTTTGTTAGTACCACATATAACTTTATATTTGTGGTCTAAGTAAAGCTTGTGTCTTGCTATGTGGAAGCCTTGAACTTGCTATATATTGTGTAAGGCTTGAACTTGATGCATCGTGCAAGCATCAGACTTGATATTAGTGTGTAATGTGCCTATGGATATGGCCTAAGACTTTTATTTGTAATATGGCCAAGACTTTTATATGTGCCTGTTATATTATTTTGTGTGCTGATCTTTGATGCATGGTGCAAGCATATGAAATATTGCTATGTGTTGAGCACAAATATTGCTATGTGTTGCATAAATTGAGGAGGGTAACCTCACCATTTCAGTGCAATGGTGACCATATGCAGGTTCTGTTTgaatccatccaaccaaacagaaaataGGATGGATCCGACCCCATCTCAGTCCTCCAACTAAACAGAAGACGGATCAAACCCATTCTCACAACCAAACAAATCAAGGGTTAGAGCCAAAGAACCGTCCCCAAAACATGGGTTGGAGCCACTCCAACCCACTGATCCCACAACCAAACAAACGGTTAGGTGGCGGTTGCGCCATGCATGGACCAGCTGCTACAGTGCAAATCCAGTACAATGATCACAGCTCCGTACTTAAAGACCAACTGCCAGTGTGGACAGCGGCGCCTGGTTCTGGTTCAGTGAACTGCACGTAGCCAGCCTTGAGCATTTGTGCAGACGGTGTAGTGCTCCGAGCGTACGGATATGTATTATTTATATACGTAATCATGAAATCGATTAGAAGTAGTAccgcactttcgttgttatttgacaattaatgcttcgagccttgtttagttggcgaatttttttggGAAATAATACTTTagcatttttgttgttatttagcaattagtgtttaatcatagtctaattaggtttaaaagatttgtctcttAAATTTcgtttgtgtaattagttttattttttatttatatttaatactttatgcatacGTTAAAGATTTGATGTAAcagaaaatcttaaaaaattttggaaactaaacgctACCTAACTGCGATCGGTGGTCGTGGCCAGTGGCCCCCAACCAAGCCAGGCCACCCGCGATGTGCTGATGTGCATGCAGCATGCGGCTATGGCCCACATGAGGACTCCATGAGTGCTTGCTGTCGCCGCTTTCTTCTGTTCACCGTCGTTGCTGCTCAAATAAACCCGTCCCTGATCTCACTGTCGTGTCTTTACCAcattcactctctctctctctctcatgcaaGGGTCCCACTCGCATGCTCGTGACTCAGGGGCCACGACGAGTATGCAAGGTTTCCATCCAATGACGAAGATGAATCAAGAGATTGCGAAGTAGCTAAAGTTCACTAGTTCAGTCCTACCAGGCTACGACCATTTCACTTAGTAATTTTTTCGCTAGAGATTGTGAAGTAGCTAAAGCTCAGTCCTACCAGGCTACGACCATTTCACTTAGTAATTATTTATCAATTATGTAAACCGTTCATGAATGAATATGGGTAGGTATGTCCATGCCGGAGCAATTGGATCACTCTGCGTGCTGGCGGTCCCTCTTAACTCCACCATGAACGGCCCTCCGCCTCCTGACGCCGCACTCCGCCGAGGTCCGACTGTCGGTGCCCAGACCCCCCGAGGGCAGCGTGGGGGACCTTCAGCCACTACAGCATCGAGCTCCCCTCCCTCTGACGAGCTCCGTGGAATCCCTCTCCCTTCGCCACACAACCGTCCGCCCACAAGCTACGCAGGAGACGACCTCACCGGCCTCGCTGGGAGGGCGTGGCGGAGGAGAACGTAGTCGCCCGCTTAGTTGCTCGTCTAGAGACCCGTGGATATCCTGGACTAATCAGCGCAGAAGGCGAAGGATTCGCGCGCGTAGAAGGCGCCACCACCACGGCCTGTCCCTCCACGGTCCACGCTCCGCACTTGTGGACCTGCAGCGCCGGACTGCCGGTGCCGTGGACGGTGGCTGAACTCAAGCAACTCCACTCCGAGGCACCGGCGCCTGGCGAAGACGCGACCAGAGAGCCACTGCTCATCACCAAGGCGCTGTTTGGCTGGTCGTTAAGTCGGCTGGTTTCGgctgattcaatagtattctaTGAGGAAGAATAAGCTGAAAACGGTTGACTTGGCTAaaaagtagttcaagcgaacaggcttcCTACTGAAGCACACGGTGTGAAAAGAGTAAAGCCTATTTTCACTACTAGGGATGTGTACATCAATGATGCTCTTCTTTCGTCACTGAAGACTCCAAAATCgtcacatatattattttatgacgAAGTTGTGCGATATGGTACTCGTCATTGAATGCGCGTCATATTTTACCTACCGTGACGAAACGTATATTTTCGTCATAGATGTATTTTCATCATCATAGAAGTGGTCGTCGTCATAGAATGCGCGTCATAGATGTATTTTTGTTCTATGACGAAATGGTTGTCGTCATAGAAGTGTATTCTTTCTATGACGATCTATTTTCGTCATTGATATAGCCCCCTTTTCGTCATGACTTGCCGTCTGTTAGATGGCCAGACGTCGTCTGCCACGCTGGTAGCTGACGTGTCTTGTCCACGTGGCGTGTCCACATTGCAGGTGACATGTCTGACCACGTGGCAGCTAACGTGGCTAGTGATGTGGATGGTCCAGGTGTGACGTGTCCACTTTTTATTGGGCCACAAGGCTTGCTGTGATAGGTTCTCATTTTCGTCACTGAAGTAAATAGAAATTCGTCACAGAATCAATTACCAAATCGTCACAGAAAGGTCAGATAATTCATCACAAGTGCATATGTTGATTTCATTACAGAATGCAAATAATACTGGAATGACCAAAAGCTTCCATAAATTAACAGATCCAGTATTCCAATGACCAACAACTTAATCAACAATTCTAAACTCGGTTCACATAACTCACTAGACATCACATTTGAACTACTAGTTTCGTCTTAGTTTACATTAACGTCAcagaaaataataaaaagttgccaaccaccagcaacataagttactacataaacaaaatcaccagcagaccccttgcttaatgaaccagcagctacgagcagcactcatgtcgaagaagcattgttgatggccaagatacgcttgagcagcgcattgttctcctccattgccttgttgtttatctctgtcagcttcttgtactcctccatctccttttgtgtcctcgctagcttttcctcagcttcttcacttctcttcctgagttcatcgatttcaccttgtacagcagccgtagcttcagctgctagttgctctcgaagctcgctttcatttgatgatgatgatttggaggatggCGCTGGTTTGATGCCAACACTCTTCAGGAAAAGGTTTGAGCTGTTCTGGGAGAGCACTTGGGACACAACCTGCACACTGGACACTGATGTCTCACCTTCAGCAACAGGATCTGTCCTCAAAGCTTCCATATTTGACTGAAACAGCAATGACCCATCTTTAGttgatacttattgcattaatttgaggaggaaatcaaatatcacacaagatgtattttaaaaaataaaaacctatgCTGCATTGACAGAAACTGATGCTAAATAGGTATGCAATCATGAGTCATTTATTTGTTGTCAAGTAACTGAATACAAGTAGAAGTGAACAACATAGGATTATTATTTAGCAAGTATGTCTAGCTATATTGGATTATGACCAGTTTTGAGCAAAAGACAGAATACAAAATGTTTGAAACAAGACATATTATCCAATTAATGAATAATTGTTGGCACAGCGAAACAGATGTCGTGACTTACAACTACTTCTCTTGCTAGTTCAGTCAGACCATGTTTGGAGCTGGTATGGCAGGTCTTGAAGGCCTCCACCGCATCAAGTTCTTCATTTTGTTCTGTGCTTGGTTCtgcattgtttttcttcttcttctgtttcATAGATAATCAATTACAGCAAAGTTTTCTCAGATGAAATGCAAAATAAGTTGTTTAGTGCAAATATGTACAGGGTACTCTTTACTTACATATGCATGTAAGTGTGCCACATAGCTGCGAGAACCCGTAGCTTGATGATACTTGACTTTACGGCGATTCTGCTTGTTCTTTTCACTTGATTCCTACAAGATAATGAACATGTCAGATGAGATCATATGTTTAAAATGAGAAGATCCTTTGAAAACTGATTGAGAAAGAATATATGACAAGATACCTATTTATCTGAAAAACAGTAAGATGGTAATTTTTTAACTCCTACAGAGTTGTCTACTCTTTTATGCCCCTATACAACTTCTATGAAATGTACATCTCAGATTGTCTAAATGCTCACCATGAACTGCCTTTCTATTGTTCTGTTCATGATTTTGTCCTTTAGAATATGTTATTCTATCCTTTGATGAATCGACTGATATTTAAGGGCATATTTGTAATCCTTTTTGTTTGCAGGATATATATGACCAACCCTTTTTTCCCAAGTACATTATGCTAATTGCTCCAATTTAGGAGCTTAGGGAATCTTTATGTTTAAAAATATTTATGTGTTACACTGCTTTTCATTGAAGGGCCTGGGTATAGCAAGAAGGATTGATGAGATGATATGTTTAAAATGAGAAGATCCTTTGGAAACTGAATgagaaagaatatatgagaagataCACATACCATGTTTTTTTGGATCAGACCACTTTGCAACTAGTGCCTTCCACTGTTCATCAGTCATGCATGCAACTGGAGAAGTTGTCCTAATCTCACTTGCAGGTACACCATTGAAGTATTTATTCTTGAGCCGATAACGCATTTGTCGCACCCCAGAGCGCAGCATATCGGTGCAAGCTTCCTCTGTTGGCTTGTCGTCAGGGTTAATGGCCAAGCGCCCCTAGTCATATGACAATTCCATATTTAGTTAGTCAATTCAGGTTAAACAGATATACATGTTAACCATAGAAACAGTAATGCACTTACAGAGAGCTTTCCCACAAAGTTTTTGTAATATTGATCGTCTCTCTTGTATTCTTTCCAATGAGGTAGGATAGGAACCTTATCCCGAATGATGACACTAGCCTCAGATGCAAACTTGGCTGCTTGAACAGGTTCATGAGGCCTTCTTTTGCCTTCAGCAACAGCTATGGGCattctccttcccatagcttttgTCATCCTATCTAGCTGTGTTCCCTTGGTGGGTGGCCTGGGTCTCCTTGGGGCTCGTTGTGCAGGAGCTACAAAATAGAATTTGCATTAAAATGATTTAGTTTCATGTAGATAAGCAAAACAGATGACATATTTGAATGACAAAGAAACTATAACTTGCCTTCAGTGTCTTTCTCTCCAGCTACATTGTCTTCATCAGCACCTGTACTGtcttgagcaccagctccactgaCTTCCTCTGCAGCTGTATTGTCCTGACCACCAGCTCCATTGCCTTCCTCTGCATCCGTATAAGACCTTTGTGGTGGTATTTCATCATGACCATCTGTAGGATCCTCTACATTCTGGCCATCTCTCGCTGAAGGTTGAAGCCTTTTTGATGATCTTGTTTGGGATTCAGGAGTTTGCACCTATGATCCTTGAGATGCCCTCACTCTCTTACTAGCCCTAACTCCTGGCGCCATGGTGGGacctatcttcttcttctttgaagcTAGGACTTTCCAACTATACCCTGTAGGATACTATGGAAAAAAATCAAGTAAGTCATGTGCATTAATAAGCAAGACCATATATTAAAGAACAGGTATGCAAGAAACAAGATGCATCTAAAAGCAAGGGCATATATTAAAGAACAGATTAAAAACATTCAAATGCAATACAAATATTCCCCATCCAGTACtttgaagatagaagaagcacctTAGTTGCCAGGGGTTGTGGCTGCACATCAGATTcagtgtcatcatcatcactatctccttgatcatcatcttcaaggagataTTCCGATGAATCTGAATCTTCACtatttgttttcttgtttgcTGATTTTTCCCCCTTCTTTGATGTAGATTGTGATACAGAGTTATTAAATTCAGTAGATAGATTTATCAGGCTGAATTCTTGCATCTTCTTTAAATTGTTCGCCACATGTGTATCCCGACGTCTCTCATAATCAGTTTTTGGAGGTTCTTACAAAAACAAGCAAATTGTGtctattagaaaataaaaacGAGTGAACTAAGTACTAAGAGGTAGTAATACTAGATGCTAGATAGATAAGAGGTAGGAGCTAGTAGTGCCTGCTGAAGAGCTAAGGGATAAGAGGTGATAGGTTACAGGCAACAAGTAATAGGTCAGAGGTAAGAGGTACAACTTTTTTTGTACTGAAGCACAAATACTCTAAATTATCTGAACATTTTGAAGATAGCTTGTACTGAACTACTCTTTTCCtatcaacacacatgcatgcactcTGCTACATCCAAATCCAAATCATTAAAATGGTCAAACAGACCACGCCAAAATCTATTTGAAGTCAAGAGTCACAGCTACTTTCAGAATTGTACTACAATTGCTTTCAGAAAACATCACTGCTGCTTCTATTTTAGACAAATACAAGTGCAAAATAGATTACAGATCCAAGATTCAGAATACAATTTGACTgaatggttagcaaaccctaacTAGATACTAGGGCAATAGAATTGTACAACAGAATTCATCAATATAGAAGAGTTTTGCTTACCTTGTTCTTGTTCTGCAGGTCGCTTCCTACCTTGCCCCCTTGTTGCCACCATTGCGGTTGTGGCTAGGTTGCGGATGTAGACCAGGTGCTCATCGTCGGTGGTCGTCAAAGGGGAAGCAACCCTAGTGCGGTGAACCCTAGTCGATGGGGAAGCAGATCTAGTGCGGCGGCGACCCACAATCCGATGGTGGTTAGGGTTAGGTTGAGGCGAGAAAGAGGTGGATGGGGCGAGATAGGTGCATGGGGCGATGAGAGAGAGGGGGATGCGGCGATTGATGTCGGCGAGGACGCAGCTCGTGGGCGAGGACGCAGCTCGTCGACGGCGGTTGTGTCCCAGCGGTGGTGGATAGGGTTGGAGAAATGGGGGGAAGAGAGAACGAGTGGCCGATGAGGTGACGAGTGCGGAAAATGAGTAAATATACCGGTGTTTTTGGCCGAATTTTTGGACGAGGGAAATTGTTTTGGCGCCTTGAGGCGCGAGAGGTTGCAGTCTTTTTTTTTGGCATTGCGGGATCTGTTTATCAAAGATTGCACTCGAGAACTAATGAAACCACTTGAGTAGCACAATGGTATGGCCCTTTGAGTTTGATCCCGAGCTCCCGGGTTCGAACCCGATGATAGCcaatttttttgggttttttcaatttttgggttttgtcAACATTTATTGTGTTTattcctttttttatttctccATGTTCTTTTTTTGCCAGATTTTTAATTAGTACAATATAGCTTAATGATTTACCTTATTTTAGTGTATGATCATGACAtaaaaatttctaaaaatttggatggacacCTTATTTTAGTGTATGATCATGACATAAAAATTTCAAAAGGATTTCGACAAAGTGGTATTATACATCTGTAAAGAACTTCAGTCCAGATATATGGAATCTCTATCGTACTTGCTCATAGTCTAAAACGACTAATAATACGTGACAGAGGGAGTATGCCGTTGTGAGGATGTGCATGACCACATTCTTAGAATCAATTGAAACTTCGTTGTCATCATTATACTCCAAAATGAGGTGTCCATGTAAGTTTTAAGATCTTTCTACCTAGCTTAAGGTATGGTTACCGGAAGAAACCCTAAACTCGGAAAGATATGCTAACTGGGTTATTAGAAACAAGCAAGGACACATTGGGTCTATCTATGCTTCATTCTTCTGAaggtgggagaaaagatcaaactGATTATTGATCAAAATTAGGGTTTGAAACTTAGGTAATTAACCTCTTCTGCTTAACCCAAGAAGAAATTGGATTGATTTTTGAGAAATTGAATTCAGTTAAGATAGGGGAAATTAAGATAGCAATTTTTGAGCCGTATGAGGTAGGAAACTCTCAAGTACGGTTCTAGGGAACTGCCTATTCCGGTCTTTCTCTAAAATAGCTATCTTTGAATTCCTACTTGTAAACAAACTAAACTAATAAATATGCCTAGCTAGCATCCGCCAATGCTTTTTACTATCCCGCGACAACAAAAACTTAGTCCCTTGCCACGCTCGCTTAAATGTGTCTTTCTTTGATAAATAAATACCAAAAGCAGAGCCTTTCTTCCCTTCCTCGACACAGTGGATTGCTTTTTTGCCAGGAAATGAGTTCCTAGACTTTGGGCTTGCATCCTTTTCTCTACTTCCTATATTGAAAGAGTGGACTACAGAGGCTGAGCGATCGATCAAATAGGATAGGATCCTAGCTGTCAATTTCCTTGAGTAGAAAGGAAAAGAATTCGACTAAAATGCTTGTTGGGGTAGGTCAAAGAGTATAGGTTTCACCTGGTGTAAGATAGAAATCCTAGTCTCGATAAAGCGTGTACCAAAGAGTTTAAAGGGAAAGAAGCAAGGGTAAGGGGCTTTGATGAAAAATAGGTGGTGGCTAAAGACTTTCGCGATCCTTCACTTCCTTAGGGAACAGACTTTgtttaataaaataaatagggAGAAGAGACAATAACTAGCTGACTTAGCGTCACCGATCACAGTTCTATATTCACTAAGTGAATGAAATGCTGATTGCATCGTAGGTACTGACACCCTTCCATAGATCGAGCAGTTCTTCAATTAGGGGCTCAAGGAACAAATCAAAATCTTTTCCTGGAGATTTTGGACCTAGGATGAGTAAAGACATAAAGCAGTTTGCTGGATTCACGCATTCCCATGGTGGGAGATTCAGCGGTGTTAGAAGCACTAGCCACATACTGTACTGCGTACTCatgttgccaaatggattgaatccATCGGTAGCTAAGGCAAGCCTCAGGTTCCTCGAATCATCTGCAAAGGTTGGTTCCCTCGTGTCGAACTCCTTCCATGCTTCTCCATCAGCTGGATGGCTCATTACATTATCGACTGGCGTCCTCGTTTTCTTGTGCCATTGTGTTTCCTCAGAAGTGTGCTTTGAAGCAAAAATTCTTTTCAACCTTGGCAAAAGTGGAAAATGTCTCAATACCTTGTGTGGAACCCGCTTGTTCCTAGTTTCATCTTGCCATCTAgacgccttgcatactgggcacacATTCTCTTTATAATACCTCTTCCGAAACAACACACAattgttcttgcacacatggatgTTTTCGAAACCAAGGCCCAGTTCTCCAAGATATTTCTTGGCCTCATCATATGATTTTGGCAACTCACTCTGAGGGTATCCTGATGACAACAACTTCAGCATTGTGGAAAATGCTGTATTGCCAATTCGATAACGAGACTTGATATACAACATCATCACCAGAAAAGAGAATTTTGAATGGCTAGATCCCGGGCTAAGTGACTTCTTTGCATCTTCAAGGACTCTTGCAAACCTTGGTTGTTCTCCATCAGCCTCTGCCGCAGCATACAGATCTCCTATCATCTCTGGTACTCCATGATCCTCATCGTAATCATCATCGGCCACATCCACATGTATCCCAAAGTCATGATCACTTCCTTCGACCTCCTGCTCCAAATTTTCAACTACTACAGTATCTGCCGactccccatgatgaatccacctggTGTATGTAGCTGACATTCCATAAATGTGTATATGGTCATTTACATCATCCTGAGGCCGTAAACTTTGATTAAGACATTTGCTGCATGGACAAAGTATGTGGCTGTCTTCGAGGTATCTTTcactaacaaatttcatgaactcttcaactcctttcacatatgcaggtgtg includes:
- the LOC136456038 gene encoding uncharacterized protein, encoding MEAEGSAGTGGHATWTSTLSAYMLEYLANLVVNGTKTSSTFKMVHYNGCAKALQEKFGIVRSGEQVKNHLKTWQKKFRKICDLRGLSAAGWDEDTFTITLDDEHYNNHIKDHKSDADFLNKPIQHFEEMHTIFGSTMATGKFAKDSGVPLGTQEDSTDDWDNEVQRMEVQSDRNANEDNNAATSSATKATNPKKRDKGKKRAMTDQDPLVAAIKWGSTKLAKAIKEVGKPDNDVPDDLYDNLMAMSGSFNSTHLSFYHSYLVQHPHIARAFNSLPFEHKFNWVAKHIADNYPGQ